GTCATGATTAACTTGGTCTACCAAAAGATAAGAAATTCTTATATGTGTTTTTGATAAAcaccgataataataataataataatgataatgaaggttcaaattataatcaaataaaatgaaataaaaatctaaaaatttattggcttggaaaaaaatcagattgaCCAACTAACttactgactgactgactgattgaatgaataaatgaccGACCCGAATCATAATGGTCTATTGACCGActgtacttttttttattcatcattattagtgacagaaaaaaaattcaagcaCTTTCCACCATGATCATAACAATCATTATAAACCCGTACATTATGATTGTTGTGGTGGccacaccatcatcatcatcatggtcacACTATAGtgtttgaatctttttttcagaaaaaaaagataaaaggAACGCGACCACAACGACAATATTTGGTTTCTCTTCATAGGTTTCGATTTCTATTGtatttcttttctcttttattattttctttggGTAAACAGATTCTCTTCATCAAATTTGTgtattttctgttttgcaTTGTCATATCTTggttgcatcatcatcatcatcatcatcaaaaaaaaaaaaaccgttgttattatttgttgcTGACCGAATCTGCTGATCTTGTCCATTCTCTTCGTATATTTGGGTTTCTCTTTCTGGTATATTCCCTATGTCTATTTCTCTTTTTGCGTTGTCGATtgaaacgacaaaaaaaaaattttttttttgctgtcgataattttttacaCACAATGTACATAACGTGTCGatccaatgaatttttttttcattgtatgtatgaaaatctttttaacaaaaaaagatgctttcaaatttttcaaatcctTTTTCAACTAAAACATGTCGGTCCTGAAATCGAATTTATTCGTACAACAAACATACATCCAACAAGAACGATCCGATTTACCGGcacatttgaaatgatcataaaatttatttaatctTTGTCAATAATGGTATTGGCATATCGAtagtttgttgatgatcgacagtgtgtgtgtgcttgtGTATTCATGTTCATGTGAAAAGATTTTGTCTCAAGTTGAAAAAATGCATTTTTTCGTGattaatattcaaattcttttttcctacaatcaaatgaaatatgttgaattttgatttttaataaaaaattgttacaAATTAAGTGATTGTCATCAATCTTGATCGGCCACGCTTTTTTatgtaaattcaaaaatatattcCCTTgcacatcatcaaatggtgaaatgttttcattatcaaaacaacacgaataaaattccatgaaatcaacaaaaaaaaatttcaacaaaataatcaataaaaatggcACTTGGCCTAAATCTATTGGTAGCATCATTACCGGCATTAATACCGATAACGGCATTCTGGTTCTATGCTGTCACACAACCACCTGTATCAACTAGATATTGGGATTCGGTAAgtagaataaaattcaaatttcaaatttaaatgtcCAATATGAAAATCAGCAATCATATAAtgttattgaaatttaaaaaaaaaatcaataacatTCAATGAACCAAAGCATGGGAAGAtttttttgggaaaaaaaattgatcggCCCTTATTTACATGTGGTGATCTTGGGagcgtgaaaaaaaaatttcgaccatattatatattgttgttgttgttgtttcaactGGGCAACAGGTTGAATTcgttcgattgttttttattcgtttctCCTGCGGGTCATTAAAAAtctattgatcaatcaatcaatcatagTTGTATCGATCAAgtaatgcaaaaaaaagctaGGCTAAGgtaattcaattcgattcggatacaattgtgtgtgtgtgtgtatgatggtAGTGGTTGTTTTGCCtcctcaaaaaaaatgaaaaaaatcgatctaTGTCaatcatagaaaaaaagtaaagatCTTACTTGCTACTGGTGGACGACAATCAACCgggattggatttttttttcctttgtaATCGatcggtaatttttttttctttctttcttaaAATTTGCTCTGTCATGTTTGTGAAtatatgtatgtgtttgtgtttggaTGTCGGAAATAGCATCATCAGCAACGATGAttacatcaaaaacaacagcaacaaatttCTTCCTCATTTCATcctaatcgatgatgatgatgatccaggtatgatgtttcaaaataaaagacaatataaaataaaatccacgatgatgatgatgatgatgattgtcccTAAAAATACGAAAGAAATTATGTTTGTTCCATAAGAATCCATTAAAATGGATAACTGTTTctcgtttgtgtgtgtgtgtgtgtgtgtttgtatgtttgaaattatgatgatgataaaatataaattgattgaaaacatAGTttagaaaaagagaaatgtgtgtgtgcagaAATACTCTGAACATTTGGTTGAACCAAATTAAATGTCtggatttggattttttttttcaccgtttgttgttgttggctggACAAAATCATTGTGATggacaataatttttttttgcgtgcGCAAACACACGCTATATTCAAATCTAAAATCGATGGATAATGTATTTTCTTGCATAaagtatgtttgtgtgtttgtgtgtatttcGGGTGAATATAATACATTGTTGCTCTTTCATgcataataaaatttgacTAAAATTAagtcgaaatttttttttacaattttctctttttcttttagaaaattgggttttttttatatcggTGTAAATCAagttataatgaaaattcaaaaattcaagttgaatttcaatcatcatcatcatcatcattatcatcatcatcatcatcataatcattatcgtgAATATGTCACTTTTGTTCTTGAATCtatgagtaaaaaaaaataacggtACATATGCatgtttttaaattaatttttgttgttgttgttttttttgttattcaataatttaataTTTACCATCCTACACTAGTCAGACATCATAGTGaaagtggttttttttatcatcaaaattaacCTGACATCGATATATATACGTTAACTAACgaactaactaactaactgTGTTAGTCTAATAATGAAGGAGAAACCAGGAAAGAATACATGAATAGCTGCCTGGCTGGTTGGGAGAGAAAATTATCCATTTACAACATCAGAGATCTGAAATTTTATGGTATAATAATGTCTGgtaaaaaaaagggaaaCCTAACCtggaagatgatgattaacaaaaaaaaagcaaatttaatgaatgaaaattatcatcaaatcatttattattacaatagCCATAGTATTTACTAGATGATAGTAAAATGAGATGTTAACGAAATTGTATACGAGAAACAAATCTAATTACATGTTGttgtgtaatttttttttctctcatatctttcatattcataattatgttgatgatgatgatgatgaaaaaaatccatttataCAGGAATTCTTGTTAACTCTTGTGATTTTTAACATTATCACCCGATTACATGTGTTTGGTGATGTTGTCTAAAATGTCTTGGTCCATAATTGAAAAGATTGGTTAACcagttttttatttggttgtcaaaaaacaaaatttcgcTCTTCTCGATCATATAAAACTAACAAGtattttcgaaaaattttttattcataaatcataaattgaattcaattttcaactaatcaacagcaacaaaaattttttttttttgttacctCTAAACACCATCATTACTATATTgtgatgtgtttttttttctttcttactTCTCGCACAATAGTAGGTAAATATAACAGATATAAaagattcaaatgattcaagtGATGAGTACTTGAcctacaaacacacacacacacagacaatgtgtaaaaaaaatcattatttactTCGTGTAAGGATTAAAAAGACCAATTCCCggtgaattttgatttccatACCATTACaatttgtctgttttttttttgatcattatcattgagtATATATCGATGAgtgtgatgtgatgtgatcaattgatttgtattGTATACCTGCCATACGGTGTTTTTCAtacttcttcttcttcttcttcttaaacatttgaccaaaaataattattatcaaagtGTTTTTTGCGGCTATTATCAGATTGGATTGGTTATCAcatgtgattgttgttgttgttgttgttgttattgttattatggTGTTGTACAAATAGAGAATCTACATACATGAATTTGAGGTCAtgcccgtttttttttcttcttcttttgatttgttagtttttcattttcattcttgttttatgatgtatgtgtgtgtgcgtgtgtgtgtgtgtgttttagattgttgaattttaaaataaaaaaaaatctttaatattttttttctatttttataaCCAAAACATCGAAAAacatgataaataaaatatatactTTTGTGTAATCCATTGATTTGGTTTGGAAtatatttgttgaaaaagtgttgaaagcaaaaaaaaaatcttcagcTTTTCAAGaacttttgaaaaaaaataattcaaattaaataaaaccggtgattttctgtttgtttgatttgatttgatttgatttgaagatcaatcaatcagatgATTGAACTTGGATCCGAATCTAATCGGATCAGATTGGAAacttttgaaatttttttgtacgCACCAAAATTTTGGTGGTCATCACCTTgtaaaataatattttttttaggtcaaattctaaaaaaaaaattgtgtatatgtgtgttgtGCGTAggttgaacaacaacattttgattcatatttgACCTTGGTCAatgatcaagttttttttcaatttttttttttttttttttttgatagaaGAAACTCGATGAAAACCGAAACCAATCggtacaaacacacatacacatatcagataataaacaaaacaatgattgtCATACGGTGGTGATTTAACGATTCTCGagcgaaattttttttttctcgaaatCAAAGTCAAAGTCAGGTTTCAGGTAGATATcccgtcgtcgttgttgccATTGTCTATTGTTCTTCTTTTCTtgataatgttttattttaatatCTTATTTCCAAagtgaaattgattgaattatggttgaacaacaacaaaaaaaaattgtctcaAAGAACCAAtctttttgtcgttgttgttgttgttgtcatcatcgttctATGTGTATATGGTTACAATaatcatgaatgaaagaagaagaaaaacaaaatctggGCTATACAAATGCAAgtgcaaccaaaaaaaaaaaaatcatctaaATGACATGGTTGGAAGGGATTGAAATATGCTTTcgagaatcatcatttataataaaaataaaaaaaagacgagaATTgccttgaaaaaaaactaaatgatgtgtgtttgttttggttttttttttcactcaacaaaagcaaaattgacaattgaaTGGCAAGATCAAAACTTTATTGCAGTGTGTATAGTATtaatggaacaacaacaacatgggcagcagaaaaaaaatttctttaacCATAAAATGGATTACTATGAAATATATTCTTACAAATGATCATACagcatcataataatgatgatatatactatttttgtgtgtgtgtgtgaccaGTATACAGTTTCCTTAAACTACACGAGTATAGActacaaacagaaaaaaaaatactggaTGCCAAATCATTCCATTCAGCAatcacgattttttttcctgtttatATTTAGAATCTAATCGttcttttgtcattttccaattttttttgttgttgttgatttttattattatagcaATATGATTACATTGTAGTCGGTGCCGGATCTGCCGGCTGTGTTGTTGCTAGTCGGTTATCTGAAGATCCAAAAATTaaagtattattattggaagcCGGTGGATCGGAAAGTCTTGTTTCGGATATTCCACAGACACCTGTTATGATGCAAGGAACACCATTAGATTGGCAATATGAAACCGTACCACAGGAGAATGCCTGTTATGGTCTTGAAGGACGTCGATCCAAATGGCCCAGGGGTAAAGTTCTTGGCGGTTCATCTGCCATCAATTATATGATGTATGTAAGAGGTAAGGTGTTTTATCGATTTCGGTTTTtccaatagaaaaaaaattatcgattttgtttttatgatAGGTAATCGacatgattttgatgaatggGCTGCTGGTGGCGCTTATGGATGGTCATATCGAGAAGTGTTACCATATTTTATACGTGCTGAAGATAATCAAGATCCGGAAATTGCATACAATGGCTTTCATGGACGTGGTGGCCCATTGACCGTACAACGAAGTAAAATGGTCAGCCCATTGGCCCATACATTTGTTGAAGCCGGAAAACTATTTGGTatgtaaacaaacaatgataacctctatgttttgttgttgtcaaattaaacatgaatataaatttttctttatttttttttcgttttgttttttcatcaaacaaacatcacattcattcaaatcggTTCAATACGATTCGGTTTGTAGGTTATCCAAACATCGATGTAAATGGACGAAATCAATTTGGATTCACTATACCTCAGGCAACAATTCGTCGTGGTGGCCGTTGTTCATCAGCGAAAGCCTATCTACTAGGTGATGCACGTTATCGTGCCAATTTGCACGTAGTCACATTTGCTTTTGTCATCAGagttttattcaatgaactTAAAGAGGCTGTTGGTGTTGTATTTGATCGATTAGGTGAACGACATCAAGTTTTTGCCACTCGTGAAGTTATATTATCGGCCGGTTCTATTGGTTCGCCACAACTTCTCATGCTATCAGGTATGTGAAGACAAATTGTTGAAGATTGAGGCGGCATCAAGTGGTGGCTATTGCCAACATTGATGTTTTCCGTCGACACTTGCAAAAACATGTTTCGAGcttaatgttttgtttttttcttgattaattcaaatatataaagGTGTCGGTCCTCGTAGTGAACTTAACCGACATGGCATTCCTGTCATTTCGGATTTACCGGTTGGTCGTAATCTTCAAGATCACATCTATCCCTTGGGATTAAACTTTATCGCTGATGACTCATTACGGCCAAAAGGTGTTACATGGACATATATTCAATCTCGTGTCCATACGTTACccaatatattgaaatatgTGTCATTTGCCAAAGGCCCTATAGCATCGATCGGTGCATTAGAAGGACTTGGATTCATTCGCACAAGCTTTGCCAATCGTACATTTCAAGATTGGCCAGATTTTcagattcattttctttccgGTTGCATTTCATCAGGTCTGTCATAATGGAACTTTCTTCCCAAAATTAAGCAAGTAACAATGATCTTTTTATCTACTAGATGATGGATATGTATTCCGTAGAAATATCGGCATTACCGAATTTCAATggcaaaaaacattttttccatttgtgcAGAAAGAATGTTTCACTCTATTGCCTGTAATGTTGAAACCAAAAAGTATCGGATATATTAAACTTCGCAGTGCCaatccatatcatcatcctaTCATCAATCCACGATATTTTACCCATCCGGAAGATCTAGAAAAAATGGCCGATGCTATGGAAATTTCATTCAGAATCGGAAATTCATTACCGTTTCGACAAAAATATAATTCACAACCAAGTGGACTAGTCGTTCCAGGTATAGTGTCAGGTTTCCTCaataaaaacttttaaacgaaatctatttttttttctttttcaaaaatagGATGTGAATTATATCCATTATATAGCCGTAACTATATGAAATGTTTAGCTCAAATATTTACAGTCACTATCTATCATCCAGTTGGTACATGTAAAATGGGTAGTCCTAGTGATCCAACTACAGTTGTTGATCATGAACTTCGAGTTAAAGGTGTAAGACGATTACGAGTAGTTGATGGATCGGTAATGCCCAGAATAACCAGTGGAAATACGAATGCAcctattattatgattggtGAAAAAGCATCAGATCTAATCAGAGGATTTTATGTAACACCACGAATGGGTTTTAGCAATATAATTAACCTTTATACGAATAATATCGGCATTGGATAAATGAATTACGTCAtactatttatttataatacaagaagccattttttttctttatagtCACAAATTCGCCATCACAATCGATGGACAAAGTCGTCGATTGTTTGCCTCTATAATTatataaattaattgattttttttctacaaattgttttttcgaaTCCAGTCATAATttaacaatttcatttgtcaATTACTTAATTGtacttattatttttttttttggtgattttttctttgtttcaattttttttttgaattttacaaTTCCACAAAGTTTTATTGTCGTTGTAAATACCGTCAGCATTATGTAAATACTTGCTATTTTTTTAAGACATTTTTCCATgtaaggaattttttttttttttgcaattcgATTTGACAAATTATGATGAGAAgatggcattttttttaaaaataggTGACttttaattataatgaattaaatgaattttttttaaaaacttttttcatttgagaCCATTCTTGTATACAAATGGATCGTTTGaactgattgatttttgctCAACACATGCAATAATAGtggattcatcatttgatgtttCATACATTATCCattgtattgattgattgatgggATTCatatttaatgaaaattgtgtTTATGATTTTCTGTTTTGCATTGCATGAGATTAAAggtaaaaaatcatcattgtttttattgtttttatcttaaaatgatgaaaatttgattataactttcaatccaaaatcattattattaatgataataatattaccTGGAACAATTTGCATATTAAATGGACAGCAATATAATTTTCTATATATCATATTATGGTcagaaatttgaattgatggcTTATGGAATATGTAACTactcaacaaaaaaaaatgaatgaataaaaatttgtcgactattcattttgaaatgatgaatgaaaattcatatcGGATTTCCGTGTGTACACCAATTCAAATTGTGTTTTACCTTTTATTTGgttgaatgataatatccGTCAttgacactttttttttggcaaggaatatattgtcatttttatccattaCCATACACTATTTCAATGGCAAATAATGAGACAGGTTATtatttatcgaaaaaaaacttttccatAGCTAAgtaatccaaaaaaaaatgaaatgtataaTAGTGGGGCAACTAACTATAcaatacaattattatttgtgaacaaaacaatggaaaaaagtgagaaaatgaatttttttttcgctttcattcacatagaattttatttaaaaaaaaaaattttattttcaagtttcattacttcattattatcacattgaaattaaaatgttTATATTATGGCAAAAACTTTGTTtagtccaaaaaaaaacttgtaatATAAGAACACCATACATCAACGAATACAATGACCATTAAAATCATCTTGACATCAAGTtcatctaatgatgatgatgatgatcaaatgaccattttttttcattgaaaaaattatgaaaaaaaatctctcaaaaaaaaaaaataaaacctaGTTGACaagtggtgaaaaaaattgtcaaaagaaataaaaaacaattgtcGAATATTTTGGATGAatgattcaacaaaaaaaaaagaccgcGGAATCGAAATCTACTTTATTATTTACCATtcgatcaataaatcaatgtttCTTGTATGACATGTgacaaatgtttgaaaaatgattattgtcatcaaattgaatgaatggttgaCAAAACataacatattttttttcttttgaaaatgaatttatgcacagaaaaaaacaagggaaaataaaatatcgtgaaaagagaaaaacagaCAAATTACCAGCACCGAAACATGTATATACgggtgaaatttttttttttttttttatttcgggataataaaatatctatgtatgtttgaatattattcaaattatattatacaacatagaaatgaaacaggcagcagcagcagcagtaacTGCTACTTGTTGTCTGATTATAACTGCTGTCCATCATCGcctcttttcatcatcatcataacggTCATTTTATTGCATGTCCAGTtcatataaattattattattcactaAAAGGCTCATGTGTTCAAATCGcccaaagatgatgattctgaagTCCGCTCCCAGCAGTAgtaatagaaataaaaattttctcagCACATAACATATAACTCAAGCCCTAACTGGAATACATTTTTTCaggacaaattttttttccatataatATCTATATGTATACATTGCTCAGCTTGGTGcaaatgtgaatgaacaaaacgaagaaaaataaaaaaacaaaaaaattatccgaACAAGACAGGCCTACCATTATCTTgcctttgttttttttttcttaattcattcaccatttaattcattcattcattcattttgttccatttctTATCTCTCTTTCGTTCATCAAaagttgacattttttttcaacaacaataaatgataaGTGTTTGTATATATCAAATGATCTGTATTCTA
This window of the Dermatophagoides farinae isolate YC_2012a chromosome 3, ASM2471394v1, whole genome shotgun sequence genome carries:
- the LOC124494419 gene encoding glucose dehydrogenase [FAD, quinone]; the protein is MALGLNLLVASLPALIPITAFWFYAVTQPPVSTRYWDSQYDYIVVGAGSAGCVVASRLSEDPKIKVLLLEAGGSESLVSDIPQTPVMMQGTPLDWQYETVPQENACYGLEGRRSKWPRGKVLGGSSAINYMMYVRGNRHDFDEWAAGGAYGWSYREVLPYFIRAEDNQDPEIAYNGFHGRGGPLTVQRSKMVSPLAHTFVEAGKLFGYPNIDVNGRNQFGFTIPQATIRRGGRCSSAKAYLLGDARYRANLHVVTFAFVIRVLFNELKEAVGVVFDRLGERHQVFATREVILSAGSIGSPQLLMLSGVGPRSELNRHGIPVISDLPVGRNLQDHIYPLGLNFIADDSLRPKGVTWTYIQSRVHTLPNILKYVSFAKGPIASIGALEGLGFIRTSFANRTFQDWPDFQIHFLSGCISSDDGYVFRRNIGITEFQWQKTFFPFVQKECFTLLPVMLKPKSIGYIKLRSANPYHHPIINPRYFTHPEDLEKMADAMEISFRIGNSLPFRQKYNSQPSGLVVPGCELYPLYSRNYMKCLAQIFTVTIYHPVGTCKMGSPSDPTTVVDHELRVKGVRRLRVVDGSVMPRITSGNTNAPIIMIGEKASDLIRGFYVTPRMGFSNIINLYTNNIGIG